A single genomic interval of Fructobacillus americanaquae harbors:
- a CDS encoding FtsW/RodA/SpoVE family cell cycle protein yields the protein MFKKLERLDYWIAVPYAVLSAIGIVMVFSATQNAYLSPIMSFSKQAIFVIVGWSIAFVTFRLNRSILRSQSVLNFLMVGTTGLLIVARLAPAINGAHGWINLGPVTLQPVELSKIVLILYFAHWFDKKPWLPRAGLRRQIRQWTAPGMLQKLFLPVVMLSMNLLMPDLGNLFITLAVLLMMMMSAGMSSRACAIWLLLFFIVLVFLPDIIGLFHLGNSSSYAIRRLTNFVNPWHNVDQSRQLLYSYYAISHGGLFGVGLGNSLLKPYLPESNTDFIMAVAAEELGALAICLVLLMVLMLIGRLVYLGIKQKGQYNRLFLYGLASLLLMQSFVNLGGVLGLLPITGVVFPFISGGGSSFVFFSAAIGIALNVSAKDKELIQPNPQDYAARRELKR from the coding sequence ATGTTTAAAAAGCTAGAACGTTTGGATTACTGGATTGCGGTGCCTTATGCCGTGTTATCGGCCATCGGGATTGTGATGGTCTTTTCGGCGACCCAAAATGCTTATTTATCACCCATTATGTCTTTTTCAAAGCAGGCGATATTTGTGATTGTGGGTTGGTCAATTGCCTTTGTTACTTTCCGATTGAATCGCTCTATTTTGCGATCGCAAAGCGTGCTCAATTTTTTAATGGTTGGAACCACCGGTTTACTGATTGTCGCACGTTTAGCACCGGCTATTAACGGGGCTCATGGGTGGATTAACCTGGGACCGGTGACCTTGCAACCAGTTGAACTATCAAAGATTGTGCTGATTTTGTATTTTGCCCATTGGTTCGATAAAAAGCCCTGGTTGCCACGAGCAGGTCTCAGGCGTCAGATTCGCCAATGGACCGCTCCTGGTATGTTACAAAAGCTCTTTTTACCAGTCGTAATGTTATCGATGAACCTTTTAATGCCCGATTTGGGTAACCTATTTATTACTTTAGCAGTCTTGTTAATGATGATGATGTCAGCGGGAATGTCATCTCGGGCTTGCGCCATTTGGTTACTTCTATTCTTTATTGTCTTGGTTTTTTTGCCGGACATTATCGGCTTATTCCATCTGGGAAATTCGTCTTCTTATGCCATCAGGCGTTTGACAAACTTTGTCAATCCTTGGCATAACGTTGACCAGAGTCGGCAACTATTGTACTCTTACTACGCAATTTCGCATGGTGGTTTGTTTGGCGTCGGACTAGGAAATTCATTGCTGAAGCCTTACCTGCCAGAATCTAACACTGATTTTATTATGGCTGTTGCAGCAGAAGAATTGGGAGCCTTGGCAATCTGTTTAGTTTTGTTGATGGTATTAATGTTAATCGGTCGTTTAGTCTATTTAGGAATCAAGCAAAAGGGGCAGTATAATCGTCTCTTCTTGTATGGGCTTGCTAGTCTCTTATTAATGCAGTCCTTTGTTAACTTGGGCGGCGTCTTGGGATTATTGCCCATTACTGGGGTTGTGTTCCCCTTTATCTCAGGTGGTGGTTCATCCTTTGTCTTTTTCTCGGCAGCTATTGGCATTGCCTTGAACGTCTCGGCCAAGGACAAGGAACTAATCCAACCAAATCCGCAAGATTATGCGGCACGAAGGGAATTAAAACGTTAA
- a CDS encoding YlbG family protein, translating into MKERRSVYVFLRGLKHIEQLKKFGDISYISKRMGYVELYLDEVDVEKTIDKLNQYRFVKTVKVSPRPDIDPDLGDVHDDVFFEAYDQTQEDTGKDQPDAKKVKANNQGKDRETKTAAAGQAQNQQGKKNGRQAHEQQGGQTVQQNQETAKKGGKS; encoded by the coding sequence ATGAAAGAACGCCGATCCGTGTATGTTTTTTTACGCGGTTTGAAGCATATTGAACAATTAAAAAAATTCGGTGACATTAGCTACATTTCTAAGAGAATGGGCTATGTTGAACTTTATCTGGATGAAGTTGATGTTGAAAAAACTATTGATAAGCTGAACCAGTATCGGTTTGTTAAGACAGTCAAAGTTTCACCTCGGCCCGATATTGATCCTGATTTGGGTGATGTCCATGATGATGTTTTCTTTGAAGCTTACGATCAGACCCAAGAAGATACTGGAAAGGATCAACCAGACGCAAAAAAAGTGAAGGCAAACAATCAGGGAAAAGACCGGGAAACTAAAACAGCGGCAGCTGGCCAAGCCCAAAATCAGCAAGGGAAAAAAAACGGTCGCCAGGCTCATGAACAGCAGGGTGGCCAAACTGTGCAACAGAATCAAGAAACGGCTAAAAAGGGAGGAAAGTCCTAA
- the rsmD gene encoding 16S rRNA (guanine(966)-N(2))-methyltransferase RsmD, with translation MRVIAGRFGGLRLDAVKGRETRPTTDKIKEAIFSMLMPYINGGQVLDLYAGTGGLGIEAVSRGMDHAVLVDRQRAAIEVIEKNIDKTHAGEAFTVLKVPATAALSRLAGQGRSFDLILLDPPYAQEKLKADLTAMEDGGLLATGAIIMIESDQVADLPKTGPNLILLKQKDYGITRVSLYRYESQEKSEWENEKSSLSRVF, from the coding sequence ATGCGTGTGATTGCAGGAAGGTTTGGTGGTCTGCGCTTGGATGCCGTCAAGGGACGGGAAACACGGCCAACAACGGATAAAATTAAGGAAGCTATTTTTTCGATGTTGATGCCTTATATCAATGGTGGACAGGTGCTGGACTTGTATGCTGGGACGGGTGGTCTAGGTATCGAAGCAGTTTCACGGGGGATGGACCATGCAGTATTAGTAGACCGCCAGCGAGCAGCCATCGAAGTCATCGAGAAAAATATTGATAAAACACATGCTGGAGAGGCCTTTACGGTCTTGAAGGTCCCAGCCACTGCTGCGTTAAGTCGTTTAGCTGGCCAAGGAAGGTCTTTTGATTTGATTCTACTGGATCCACCGTATGCTCAGGAAAAGCTAAAGGCTGATTTGACGGCAATGGAAGATGGTGGATTGCTTGCAACCGGGGCCATTATCATGATTGAATCCGACCAAGTTGCTGATTTACCAAAGACAGGTCCTAACTTAATTTTATTGAAGCAAAAGGATTATGGGATTACTCGAGTGAGCCTTTATCGGTACGAATCTCAAGAAAAAAGTGAGTGGGAAAATGAAAAAAGCAGTCTTTCCAGGGTCTTTTGA
- the coaD gene encoding pantetheine-phosphate adenylyltransferase, protein MKKAVFPGSFDPLTNGHLDIIQRASEIFDEVVVAVGINTNKTGLFTPAERLELVGEAVADLPNVQVGQVDGLTVDYMSEIGARYLVRGLRNAKDFEYERDIAEVNSVLASVETVLLLAKPENQNVSSSMVKEIAKFGADKLDAFVPAVVVTALQKHFQ, encoded by the coding sequence ATGAAAAAAGCAGTCTTTCCAGGGTCTTTTGACCCGTTGACCAACGGCCACTTGGATATTATTCAACGCGCTTCTGAAATTTTTGATGAAGTTGTTGTGGCTGTGGGAATTAATACGAATAAGACAGGGTTGTTCACACCGGCTGAACGCTTGGAGTTGGTGGGAGAGGCCGTAGCCGATTTACCAAACGTTCAGGTTGGCCAAGTCGACGGCTTGACTGTTGACTATATGAGCGAAATTGGTGCGAGATACTTAGTCCGTGGTCTCCGGAATGCCAAGGATTTTGAGTACGAACGTGATATTGCGGAAGTCAATTCTGTCTTGGCTAGTGTTGAGACAGTCTTGCTCTTGGCAAAACCGGAAAATCAGAATGTCTCATCATCGATGGTGAAAGAAATTGCCAAATTTGGTGCTGATAAGCTGGATGCTTTCGTTCCAGCAGTGGTGGTAACCGCATTACAAAAACATTTTCAATAA
- a CDS encoding ComEC/Rec2 family competence protein codes for MQEVDLRLNPTASWFDRLNAQFHYWHAILSDRAKALPNPVSNYALSHLLGSKDQTLYDDNPKIQELGLIHLFSLSGFHVAFLMAVIRWLGRLAGLYQEITLAMMVLCLISFYWLTACPPIFIRAVITGGISRINTLSLSHQDQDHLGDSRVILTMFQVDQVLLPAGMTEQPAFLKKGSALFGMNQGYFSD; via the coding sequence TTGCAAGAAGTAGACTTACGGTTAAATCCTACAGCTAGTTGGTTTGACCGACTGAATGCTCAATTTCACTATTGGCACGCAATTTTGTCAGATCGTGCTAAGGCACTGCCTAACCCTGTAAGTAACTATGCCTTGTCACACTTACTCGGTTCAAAGGATCAGACTTTGTATGATGATAACCCTAAAATTCAGGAATTAGGCTTGATTCATCTCTTTTCACTATCAGGCTTCCATGTCGCTTTTTTAATGGCTGTCATTCGTTGGCTGGGGCGTTTGGCCGGCCTTTATCAGGAGATTACTTTGGCCATGATGGTTCTTTGTTTGATTTCCTTCTATTGGCTGACGGCCTGTCCGCCAATTTTTATTCGTGCAGTTATTACTGGTGGAATTAGCCGCATCAATACGTTATCGTTGTCTCACCAGGATCAGGACCACCTTGGCGATTCTCGAGTGATTTTGACGATGTTTCAAGTTGACCAAGTTTTATTACCAGCCGGGATGACGGAGCAGCCAGCTTTTTTGAAAAAAGGTTCAGCCTTATTTGGGATGAACCAAGGTTATTTCAGTGACTGA
- the holA gene encoding DNA polymerase III subunit delta, whose product MTLQTVKQQIEQGTLPNLYLVTGNEPALIQKAHRLFASIIDPAEQEMNQSIYDFAEVGLDPILDDYLSAPFFGDHRLVLVENPSFLTAGSKLTANQEKALQEALAQPVPGNLLVLFANEASLDKRKKVTKFVLSRAELLDLPALDERQTRQALHQFLGQRRVEINQEAEAELLLRTQASYSQVLAELPKLLAYASQTKTIDLTGVTGLVSKESTAQAFDLADLVLKQKKAEALHLYHDLIKNGEAPLRLNALLLGQFRLLLQVAGSTGSDQSLGATLKVHPYRVKLARQSLSHYRLGQVRAGFLNIMQMEIKMKSETVDPLFLFEQFLLEF is encoded by the coding sequence ATGACCTTACAAACAGTAAAACAACAGATTGAACAGGGGACATTACCAAACCTGTACTTGGTGACCGGTAACGAGCCCGCGCTAATTCAAAAAGCCCACCGATTATTTGCTTCGATTATTGATCCGGCCGAGCAAGAAATGAACCAATCGATTTATGATTTCGCTGAAGTGGGCCTGGACCCAATTCTTGATGATTATTTAAGTGCTCCTTTTTTCGGCGATCACCGCTTAGTTTTGGTTGAAAATCCGTCCTTTTTAACGGCTGGATCGAAATTGACGGCCAATCAAGAAAAGGCTTTGCAAGAAGCACTGGCCCAACCAGTGCCTGGAAACCTCTTGGTTTTGTTTGCCAATGAGGCCTCTTTAGACAAACGCAAAAAGGTGACCAAGTTCGTTTTGAGTCGGGCTGAGCTGCTTGATTTGCCAGCATTGGATGAACGCCAAACCCGCCAGGCTCTGCACCAGTTCTTAGGTCAGCGACGGGTTGAAATCAACCAAGAGGCTGAGGCAGAGTTACTGTTGAGGACTCAGGCCTCTTACTCGCAAGTCTTGGCTGAATTGCCCAAACTCTTGGCCTACGCTAGTCAAACAAAAACGATTGATTTAACAGGGGTAACAGGACTAGTTTCGAAGGAGTCAACAGCGCAGGCTTTTGACTTGGCCGATTTGGTTTTGAAACAGAAAAAAGCCGAAGCCCTGCATCTGTACCATGACCTCATCAAAAATGGTGAAGCACCGTTACGGTTAAATGCTCTTCTGCTTGGCCAATTTCGTCTGTTATTACAGGTTGCTGGTTCAACCGGAAGCGACCAGTCGTTAGGAGCTACTTTGAAAGTGCATCCTTATCGGGTAAAGTTGGCACGGCAATCATTAAGTCATTATCGGTTGGGGCAGGTTCGAGCCGGATTCTTAAATATTATGCAGATGGAAATTAAGATGAAGTCCGAAACGGTTGATCCACTCTTTTTATTTGAACAGTTTCTGTTAGAGTTTTAA
- a CDS encoding BspA family leucine-rich repeat surface protein — MHKVKKNWVVISLLSFTLLGVNITLQNEHSFLLFGTQPVSAADVSVSGYDGSAHWPYDTSTKTLTFDGAGTLAGGSLFYGHNIPVEVEHIVFAQKVAAVADSSYLFSTLEGTGSHLESIDQLENFDTQNVTNMAGMFYGISKLTSLDLSNFDTSKVNDMSNMFLP; from the coding sequence TTGCATAAAGTTAAGAAAAATTGGGTTGTTATATCTCTACTTTCATTTACGTTGCTCGGTGTAAATATTACTTTACAAAATGAACATTCCTTTTTATTATTTGGAACACAGCCGGTAAGTGCTGCTGATGTGAGTGTCAGTGGCTATGATGGCTCTGCCCACTGGCCTTATGATACGTCAACGAAGACGTTGACTTTTGATGGCGCAGGGACTTTGGCAGGTGGTTCACTTTTTTATGGACACAATATTCCAGTGGAAGTGGAACATATTGTTTTCGCTCAAAAAGTCGCTGCAGTAGCTGATTCTAGTTATCTCTTTTCGACCCTTGAGGGGACTGGATCGCACTTAGAGAGTATTGATCAACTTGAAAATTTTGATACTCAAAACGTTACGAACATGGCCGGTATGTTTTATGGCATATCAAAGCTGACTTCCTTAGATTTATCTAATTTTGATACCAGCAAGGTCAATGATATGTCGAATATGTTCCTGCCCTAG
- a CDS encoding BspA family leucine-rich repeat surface protein, with translation MSSFNTENVTTMERMFYNDVTLKSLDLSNFITKNVTNMESMFGKTTGLTDLNIANFDTDDVTSIVNMFTSMGNDFDRVPLFYPNSILIRMLRLVVVFNLLLPFQLGMVEWLHSLKGNS, from the coding sequence ATCAGTAGCTTTAACACAGAAAATGTAACGACAATGGAGAGGATGTTCTATAATGATGTGACATTGAAATCCCTCGACTTATCAAACTTTATTACTAAAAATGTGACGAACATGGAAAGCATGTTTGGAAAAACAACTGGGTTAACGGATTTAAACATTGCTAACTTTGATACAGATGATGTTACTAGTATAGTAAATATGTTTACTTCAATGGGAAATGACTTTGATCGAGTGCCGTTGTTTTACCCCAACAGCATTTTGATACGAATGCTGAGATTGGTAGTGGTTTTCAATTTATTATTGCCGTTTCAGCTTGGGATGGTGGAATGGCTGCACAGTCTAAAGGGCAATAGTTGA
- a CDS encoding mucin-binding protein, which translates to MTQTVTFKRPFTTDIVTGLKNYGTWLPNQSFAAVSSPMIQGYSTDQSEIASRTVTATAQNLAYTVTYTKDAPNSSHSGSNINGSTANNSNTEVLPENHQTAKKTVTNHSSSNTTADDADQLPILPLTGKQTQSFGGIFLMIVSGLATVVSFLVNKKEKN; encoded by the coding sequence GTGACCCAAACGGTCACCTTTAAGCGGCCATTTACCACTGATATAGTAACTGGTTTGAAGAACTATGGCACATGGTTACCCAACCAAAGTTTTGCCGCAGTATCGAGTCCAATGATTCAGGGGTACAGCACAGATCAGAGTGAAATTGCTAGTCGAACAGTAACAGCGACAGCGCAAAACTTAGCTTACACGGTGACCTATACCAAGGACGCACCAAATTCGAGTCATTCTGGTTCAAACATCAACGGTTCAACTGCCAACAATTCGAACACGGAGGTCTTGCCAGAGAATCATCAAACTGCAAAGAAAACAGTAACTAATCACTCCAGTTCGAATACGACAGCTGATGATGCTGACCAGTTGCCAATATTACCATTAACTGGAAAGCAGACTCAATCCTTCGGGGGGATTTTCTTGATGATAGTTTCCGGTCTAGCAACAGTAGTTTCTTTCTTGGTAAACAAGAAAGAAAAGAATTAA
- a CDS encoding Dyp-type peroxidase — MPINPKVAQDVWKDIGQSVQFTVLKFKDLPQSDLHDAIVDFADRSQAIIRSLRIRDGQNDGSPSTLKVAIGFSSHAWELLFPKSAKPKELETFTGMKGPKYSMPATEGDLFFHIRANNQAIVVEAQTQFMKFLKDFTEVVDSTQGFRYFEGRAIIGFIDGTEAPAPEDSADYALIGDEDAAFENGSYAFAQKWRHNMDFWNKMKTEHQEKAVGREKFSDLELEDDQKYENAHNVTSKYEPNGVEQKIIRMNVPYSDPATGNTGTYFMGYARHWEVTKGMLKNMVDKSDFLLTFSELLSGQLFFIPSRDTLSQIADDDFD, encoded by the coding sequence ATGCCAATTAATCCGAAAGTCGCCCAAGATGTCTGGAAAGACATCGGGCAAAGCGTCCAGTTTACCGTATTGAAATTTAAAGATTTGCCACAAAGCGACCTGCATGATGCCATCGTCGATTTTGCGGACCGCTCACAAGCCATCATCCGCTCCTTACGAATTCGCGATGGCCAAAACGACGGTTCCCCTTCAACGTTGAAGGTTGCCATCGGCTTCTCCAGTCACGCTTGGGAACTACTTTTCCCAAAGTCTGCCAAGCCAAAGGAACTTGAAACCTTTACCGGTATGAAGGGACCAAAATATAGCATGCCTGCCACCGAAGGTGACCTTTTCTTCCATATTCGTGCCAATAACCAAGCCATTGTCGTCGAAGCTCAAACCCAATTTATGAAGTTCTTGAAAGACTTTACTGAGGTTGTTGATTCGACCCAGGGTTTCCGCTATTTCGAAGGTCGTGCTATTATTGGTTTCATTGATGGAACCGAAGCACCGGCACCGGAAGATTCTGCCGACTATGCCCTGATTGGTGATGAAGACGCTGCTTTTGAAAATGGCTCATACGCCTTTGCGCAAAAATGGCGTCACAACATGGACTTCTGGAATAAAATGAAGACCGAGCACCAGGAAAAGGCTGTTGGGCGCGAAAAGTTTTCTGATTTGGAATTGGAAGACGACCAGAAGTACGAAAATGCCCATAACGTCACTTCTAAGTACGAACCAAATGGCGTAGAACAGAAAATCATTCGCATGAACGTCCCTTATTCTGACCCTGCTACCGGCAATACCGGCACCTATTTCATGGGCTACGCCCGTCATTGGGAAGTAACGAAGGGCATGTTGAAAAACATGGTTGATAAGTCCGACTTCCTATTGACCTTCTCAGAACTTTTGTCAGGTCAACTGTTTTTCATCCCATCCCGCGATACATTATCACAAATTGCTGACGATGATTTTGACTAA
- a CDS encoding RecX family transcriptional regulator, with the protein MKTITKIATQKRNGRYNIELDGQFAFGLSENVLAKFGLLKGRQLNDAMIDELKKAEKVDQGLKIALNYLSPALRTARQVKDRLRQKKVEAGVIDQVISHLGQQGLLDDTVYAKHYVATKQVFNPKGPRGIAQDLKQAGVQEDIIENAILDFAEEDQVLVATKMAEKLARTHRRDSTVVRQQKVAQALVQKGFAYDLANQVINDLDIANDADDEQENANKQAEKLARHHQRLAARERFYKVKQGLYAKGYRGEVIEQALETIDFEEE; encoded by the coding sequence ATGAAAACAATCACGAAAATTGCTACACAAAAGCGAAATGGCCGCTATAATATCGAATTAGATGGGCAGTTTGCCTTTGGTCTGTCCGAAAATGTTTTGGCAAAGTTTGGTCTTTTGAAGGGCCGTCAACTTAATGATGCTATGATTGACGAACTAAAGAAAGCGGAAAAGGTTGACCAGGGTCTCAAAATTGCGTTGAACTATTTAAGTCCTGCCTTGCGGACTGCTCGCCAGGTTAAAGATCGGCTGAGGCAAAAGAAGGTCGAAGCTGGTGTCATCGACCAAGTCATCAGCCACTTGGGCCAGCAGGGACTATTAGACGATACGGTTTATGCTAAGCATTATGTCGCCACGAAACAAGTCTTCAATCCTAAGGGACCAAGGGGGATTGCGCAGGATTTGAAGCAGGCCGGTGTCCAAGAAGACATTATCGAAAACGCTATCTTAGACTTTGCAGAAGAAGACCAAGTTTTAGTTGCAACAAAGATGGCAGAAAAATTAGCGCGTACCCATCGACGGGATTCGACAGTAGTTCGTCAACAAAAAGTTGCGCAAGCTTTGGTGCAAAAAGGTTTTGCCTATGATTTGGCTAATCAGGTGATCAATGATTTAGATATTGCAAATGATGCAGACGATGAGCAAGAAAATGCCAACAAGCAGGCAGAAAAGCTGGCTCGCCATCATCAGCGCCTTGCTGCTCGAGAGCGATTTTATAAGGTGAAGCAGGGTCTGTATGCCAAGGGTTATCGCGGTGAGGTAATTGAGCAGGCTCTGGAAACAATTGATTTTGAAGAGGAATAA
- a CDS encoding nucleoside tri-diphosphate phosphatase: protein MIVDKPSRGPREGDVITIKSYKHDGSLHRTWRDTMVLKTSENAIIGLNDHTLVTEDNGRRWVTREPAILYFHKKYWFNIVAMIRDNGISYYCNLASPYTLDKEALKYIDYDLDVKVFPDGEKHLLDADEYAAHSKQWHYPKEVDQILKAHVKILVDWINNEKGPFSQGYVDVWYSRYQYLMQQRLKDRR from the coding sequence ATGATTGTTGATAAGCCAAGTCGCGGACCGCGCGAAGGGGATGTCATCACGATCAAAAGCTATAAGCATGACGGCTCGCTGCATCGAACCTGGCGTGACACGATGGTGTTGAAAACCAGTGAGAATGCCATTATTGGTCTAAATGACCATACTTTGGTGACAGAAGATAATGGTCGGCGCTGGGTAACTCGCGAACCGGCTATCTTGTACTTCCATAAGAAGTACTGGTTTAACATCGTCGCGATGATTCGCGATAACGGGATATCTTACTACTGTAACTTAGCCTCACCATACACTTTGGATAAAGAAGCGCTCAAGTATATTGATTATGATTTGGACGTTAAGGTTTTCCCAGATGGGGAAAAACATCTCTTAGATGCGGATGAGTATGCGGCCCATAGTAAACAATGGCATTACCCTAAAGAGGTTGATCAAATTTTAAAGGCACACGTTAAAATTTTGGTTGACTGGATTAATAACGAAAAAGGACCATTTTCGCAAGGGTACGTCGATGTTTGGTATTCTCGTTACCAATATTTGATGCAACAGCGGTTAAAAGATCGTCGTTGA